From a single Streptomyces misionensis genomic region:
- the fxsT gene encoding FxSxx-COOH system tetratricopeptide repeat protein, which yields MHDDDEQRPERARREAARVLSRLGREAAEAVLVVDAHPTMRVWDQAVEDDLVRELERAGRFGRVRVVRLLGTDETDPSQVCAEEPLGPAPADARRVVLVLTDGIATGWRLGTVHPLLRDWGRAQPVAVVQMLPPHLWFRTGLDVYRVRIRAPRPWVANSAWCWAEREAPADAAGVAGTGAEGAAPVVVPVLALTERWAAALARLVSGAEPEWLDLSAVPAREWKSRPDAARALPWAQDVPDPHSPVPAADRVSDFRAAASPTAFTLATRLAAAPLSLPVIQTVVAATPDAGPVHVCELLMSGLARPVPASGDGPADVLFDFAPDVREELLALGRRSATARVLYDVRGLLAGDGTDRALLPSPDEPLDTLAMPRVNSRNIAFLRVELTALRALSGRYDQRAAMLAKVLSWHDRRYAVSLEKPLRTSTGSVPPASASAAAGHAAEPESRTVSEGATSMPTPHQETVEGERTAQPRVWGNLPPRNPNFTGRDALLELLDQRLREGTTTVLPEAIHGMGGVGKTQLAIEYAYRHQSEYDVVWWIPSERPGQIGQALVELAQRLGLVTTTEANIAGPAVREALREGRPYARWLLIFDNADNPEQVRHYFPQGGHGTILVTSRNRRWGQVGGSLEVDVFTREESKELLRRSGPPLRDEEADALAEALGDLPLALEQAAAWRAETGMPASEYLRLFESKRMELLEVAPPPDYQLPVAAAWNVSLDHLETRSPAALRLLQLCSYFAPDPISRSIFSGLGNSSIFPELDAALNDPIRLARAIREVNRYSLARIDHRTNSIEMHRLVQLVLNNRMTPEEQVRMRHGAHTLLAAADPKAPMEPTSWPRYAELYSHVIAADAIRSDQPWVRQLVHNIAQYLYWWGDHDVSLDFSEQAWRAWLEIFGEEDQQTLLMGQWLCFMYWVVGRFDDAARLVLHLREVYERTAPADGEDNREDALDALQLEAAVRRVEGRFATAAELDRTAYERAHRAFGEDDPTTLNIAHNLCVSLRLVGDFKGALELDRRTLSLKLRLYGREDRRTLHSENHVAIDVRETGDYVGARALHESMLSAYQDVFGQGNPATIEAKRQLSESSRKAGDHARSLELATEAYAQFTRRYGETHPQSLAAALALSMALRQNGDLQAARTRGVKACEGYRQIYDPHHPHVLSADVDLAVTLRLLGQPEEARRLDEAALGSLADGLGAGHPLALVCAINLASDLAALGRPEEARRRGEDTLALCRVAYGEDHPTTLACAANLSLDLLAVGEDAACAALREDTLTRMERVLDAPRLQSDSGTRHPATVQFRDRQRANCDIDPLPL from the coding sequence ATGCACGATGACGACGAACAGCGACCGGAACGGGCCCGCCGGGAGGCCGCCCGTGTGCTGAGCCGGCTCGGGCGGGAGGCCGCCGAGGCGGTGCTCGTCGTCGACGCGCATCCCACGATGCGGGTGTGGGACCAAGCGGTCGAGGACGATCTGGTCCGGGAACTGGAGCGGGCGGGGCGGTTCGGCCGGGTGCGGGTGGTGCGGCTGCTGGGCACCGACGAGACGGACCCGTCGCAGGTGTGCGCCGAGGAGCCGCTCGGCCCGGCGCCCGCGGACGCGCGCCGGGTGGTGCTGGTGCTGACCGACGGCATCGCCACGGGCTGGCGGCTGGGCACGGTGCATCCGCTGCTGCGCGACTGGGGGCGGGCGCAGCCGGTCGCCGTGGTGCAGATGCTGCCCCCGCACCTGTGGTTCCGCACCGGCCTCGACGTGTACCGGGTGCGCATCCGGGCCCCCCGCCCCTGGGTGGCCAACAGCGCCTGGTGCTGGGCGGAGCGGGAGGCCCCGGCGGACGCGGCGGGCGTGGCCGGGACCGGGGCGGAGGGGGCGGCCCCCGTCGTCGTCCCCGTGCTGGCCCTGACCGAGCGCTGGGCCGCCGCGCTGGCCCGGCTGGTGTCCGGCGCCGAACCGGAGTGGCTGGACCTGTCCGCCGTACCGGCGCGGGAGTGGAAGAGCAGGCCGGACGCGGCCCGCGCGCTGCCCTGGGCGCAGGACGTGCCCGATCCGCACAGCCCCGTGCCCGCCGCCGACCGGGTCTCCGACTTCCGGGCCGCCGCCAGCCCCACGGCGTTCACCCTCGCCACCCGGCTGGCCGCCGCGCCGCTCAGCCTGCCCGTCATCCAAACCGTGGTCGCGGCCACCCCGGACGCCGGCCCGGTGCACGTCTGCGAACTGCTGATGAGCGGACTGGCCCGGCCCGTCCCGGCGAGCGGCGACGGCCCGGCCGACGTGCTGTTCGACTTCGCCCCCGATGTCCGCGAGGAACTGCTCGCGCTGGGGCGCCGCAGCGCCACCGCACGAGTGCTGTACGACGTCCGGGGGTTACTGGCGGGGGACGGGACGGACCGTGCCCTGCTGCCCTCCCCGGACGAACCACTGGACACCCTGGCGATGCCCCGCGTCAACAGCCGCAACATCGCCTTCCTCCGTGTGGAGCTGACCGCTCTGCGCGCGCTGTCGGGGCGCTACGACCAGCGTGCCGCCATGTTGGCCAAGGTGTTGAGCTGGCACGATCGGCGATACGCAGTCAGCCTGGAAAAGCCGTTACGCACGTCCACGGGATCCGTGCCCCCCGCCTCGGCCTCGGCGGCGGCAGGACACGCCGCCGAGCCGGAATCCCGGACCGTTTCCGAAGGAGCCACATCGATGCCGACACCGCACCAGGAGACCGTGGAGGGAGAGCGCACCGCGCAGCCGCGCGTCTGGGGGAACCTGCCGCCGCGCAACCCCAACTTCACCGGACGCGACGCCCTGCTGGAGCTGCTCGACCAGCGGCTGCGGGAGGGCACCACCACGGTGCTGCCGGAAGCGATCCACGGGATGGGCGGTGTCGGCAAGACCCAGCTCGCGATCGAGTACGCCTACCGGCACCAGTCCGAGTACGACGTCGTGTGGTGGATCCCCTCCGAGCGGCCCGGGCAGATCGGCCAGGCCCTGGTGGAACTGGCGCAGCGGCTGGGCCTGGTGACGACCACCGAGGCCAACATCGCCGGACCCGCCGTCCGGGAGGCGCTGCGCGAGGGCCGGCCGTACGCCCGCTGGCTGCTCATCTTCGACAACGCCGACAACCCCGAGCAGGTGCGCCACTACTTCCCGCAGGGCGGCCACGGCACCATCCTGGTGACCTCCCGCAACCGGCGCTGGGGGCAGGTGGGCGGCTCCCTCGAGGTGGACGTGTTCACCCGTGAGGAGAGCAAGGAGCTGCTGCGCCGCTCGGGGCCCCCGCTGCGGGACGAGGAGGCGGACGCGCTGGCCGAGGCGCTCGGCGACCTGCCGCTCGCCCTCGAACAGGCGGCGGCCTGGCGGGCGGAGACCGGGATGCCCGCCTCCGAGTACCTGCGGCTGTTCGAGAGCAAGCGGATGGAACTCCTCGAGGTCGCCCCGCCGCCGGACTACCAACTGCCCGTCGCCGCGGCCTGGAACGTCTCCCTCGACCACCTGGAGACCCGCAGCCCCGCCGCGCTGCGACTGCTCCAGCTGTGCTCCTACTTCGCGCCCGACCCGATCTCCCGGTCGATCTTCTCCGGCCTCGGCAACAGCAGCATCTTCCCCGAGCTGGACGCCGCGCTGAACGACCCGATCCGGCTGGCCCGCGCCATAAGAGAGGTGAACCGCTACTCGCTGGCCCGGATCGACCACCGGACCAACTCCATCGAGATGCACCGCCTGGTGCAGCTCGTCCTCAACAACCGGATGACGCCCGAGGAGCAGGTCCGGATGCGCCACGGGGCGCACACCCTGCTGGCCGCCGCCGACCCCAAGGCACCGATGGAGCCGACGAGTTGGCCCCGGTACGCGGAGCTGTACAGCCATGTCATCGCCGCCGACGCGATCCGCTCGGACCAGCCCTGGGTACGGCAGCTCGTGCACAACATCGCCCAGTACCTGTACTGGTGGGGCGACCACGACGTGTCGCTGGACTTCTCCGAGCAGGCGTGGCGGGCCTGGCTGGAGATCTTCGGCGAGGAGGACCAGCAGACGCTGCTGATGGGGCAGTGGCTGTGCTTCATGTACTGGGTGGTCGGCCGGTTCGACGACGCGGCCCGGCTGGTGCTCCACCTCAGGGAGGTGTACGAGCGCACCGCCCCCGCCGACGGCGAGGACAACCGCGAGGACGCCCTCGACGCACTCCAGCTGGAGGCGGCCGTACGCCGGGTGGAGGGCAGGTTCGCCACCGCCGCGGAGCTGGACCGGACCGCGTACGAGCGGGCGCACCGGGCGTTCGGCGAGGACGACCCGACCACGCTCAACATCGCCCACAACCTCTGTGTGAGCCTGCGCCTGGTCGGTGACTTCAAGGGGGCCCTCGAACTCGACCGCAGGACCCTGTCGCTGAAGCTGCGGCTGTACGGCCGGGAGGACCGGCGGACGCTGCACTCCGAGAACCACGTGGCCATCGACGTGCGCGAGACCGGGGACTACGTCGGTGCGCGCGCGCTGCACGAGTCCATGCTCAGCGCCTACCAGGACGTCTTCGGTCAGGGCAACCCCGCCACCATCGAGGCCAAGCGGCAGCTCAGCGAGTCCTCCCGCAAGGCCGGCGACCACGCGCGGTCGCTGGAGCTGGCCACGGAAGCGTACGCCCAGTTCACCCGCCGGTACGGCGAGACGCACCCGCAGTCGCTGGCCGCGGCGCTGGCCCTGTCGATGGCGCTGCGGCAGAACGGCGATCTCCAGGCCGCCCGCACCCGGGGCGTCAAGGCGTGTGAGGGCTACCGGCAGATCTACGACCCGCACCACCCGCACGTCCTGTCCGCGGACGTCGACCTCGCCGTCACCCTGCGACTGCTCGGGCAGCCCGAGGAGGCGCGGCGGCTGGACGAGGCGGCGCTCGGCTCGCTCGCCGACGGGCTCGGCGCGGGGCACCCGCTGGCCCTCGTCTGCGCCATCAACCTGGCGAGCGACCTCGCCGCGCTGGGCCGGCCCGAGGAGGCGCGGCGCCGGGGCGAGGACACCCTGGCCCTGTGCCGGGTCGCGTACGGCGAGGACCACCCGACGACGCTGGCCTGCGCGGCCAACCTGTCGCTGGACCTCCTCGCGGTGGGCGAGGACGCCGCGTGCGCGGCGCTGCGCGAGGACACCCTGACCCGCATGGAACGGGTGCTGGACGCCCCCCGCCTCCAGTCCGACTCCGGCACCCGCCACCCGGCCACGGTGCAGTTCCGCGACCGTCAGCGAGCCAACTGCGACATCGACCCGCTGCCGTTGTGA
- a CDS encoding effector-associated domain 2-containing protein, giving the protein MRTAGEEGLEASRVAEVLVAGQGGPPGRRGSGYRVGERWVLTAAHVVAGREAAVRVRFDADMPGEWGADARVVLCAPAADVALLEITAVPDGRGAVEPPRYAAVPDEDVVLAFSAMGFPRFKLREDAGDGAPGRYRDSCHVAGSVSVLSNRREGTLELAVAVPPGDSEPHRSPWEGMSGALVWCGGAVIGMVGAHHRSDGLGRLAAGRVERWYDALAPAELALLRRCAGLPPREALGTADGSTGRRPVTGLAGLPPDLPLRELAELVDALTAVPALRGGNGMGLVLDGISDRVAANSPRDPRLRMDVYGIVRTCLRYPGTLDQLLEAVRLLEGPSVEMDRVDDAAARLARRRG; this is encoded by the coding sequence GTGAGGACGGCGGGGGAAGAGGGGCTGGAGGCCTCGCGGGTCGCGGAGGTCCTGGTGGCGGGGCAGGGCGGTCCGCCGGGGCGGCGTGGGTCCGGGTACCGGGTCGGGGAGCGCTGGGTGCTGACGGCCGCGCATGTCGTGGCGGGCCGGGAGGCGGCGGTGCGGGTCCGGTTCGACGCGGACATGCCGGGGGAGTGGGGTGCCGACGCCCGGGTGGTGCTGTGCGCCCCGGCCGCCGATGTGGCGCTGCTGGAGATCACGGCCGTACCGGACGGCCGGGGCGCCGTCGAGCCGCCCCGTTACGCCGCCGTGCCCGACGAGGACGTGGTGCTGGCCTTCAGCGCGATGGGGTTCCCCCGCTTCAAGCTGCGGGAGGACGCCGGGGACGGCGCGCCCGGCCGGTACCGGGACTCCTGCCATGTCGCCGGCTCGGTCTCCGTGCTGTCCAACCGCCGTGAAGGGACACTGGAGTTGGCGGTCGCGGTGCCGCCCGGTGACAGCGAGCCGCACCGCTCCCCCTGGGAGGGCATGTCGGGCGCGCTCGTGTGGTGCGGGGGCGCGGTGATCGGCATGGTGGGCGCGCACCACCGGTCCGACGGCCTGGGCAGGCTCGCGGCGGGCCGGGTGGAGCGCTGGTACGACGCGCTGGCCCCGGCCGAACTGGCCCTGCTCCGGCGCTGCGCCGGGCTGCCCCCGCGCGAGGCGCTCGGCACCGCCGACGGAAGCACGGGACGCCGCCCGGTGACCGGCCTCGCGGGGCTGCCCCCCGACCTTCCGCTGCGTGAACTGGCCGAACTGGTGGACGCGTTGACGGCCGTACCGGCACTGCGCGGCGGCAACGGCATGGGGCTCGTCCTGGACGGCATCAGCGACCGGGTGGCGGCCAACAGTCCCCGCGACCCCCGGCTGCGGATGGACGTCTACGGCATCGTGCGCACCTGTCTGCGCTATCCCGGCACCCTCGATCAACTCCTGGAAGCCGTACGCCTGCTGGAAGGCCCCTCGGTCGAGATGGACCGGGTGGACGACGCGGCGGCCCGGCTCGCCCGGCGCCGCGGCTGA
- a CDS encoding HEXXH motif domain-containing protein — protein sequence MAADATTTGEQTGEHLPFHRLSAAGVRALAHGEGDGTVIAELLRAERSRRLLLLRALRNGLDRGGARPQDLAWFAEAWDLLEHAQRQAPEVCEDVLMSPNTGMWVSLAVRRIRGRPYENAPHWVVLGHLAALAAAVAARAGLDFSITVPVRRGLVPLPTLGCAVLDAPEPWGTARVTGREGRLWVTGAAGEVEVPADRERHGRDWIPVRRTTLETGARAKTVVLEELDPYRTFPHPSEPSLLSPTEAAHWESLLAEAWRMLLRDETGSVEAMRTGLMSVAPTPRRERFRPHSSTAGDAFGGVTASRPDDAAQLAATLVHEFQHTKLGALMHLEPLSEAADPEGPDTLLYAPWRDDPRPLGGLLQGIYAFFGVTRFWRAHRHSADPAYAPLAHFEFALWRAQVWAALTTVRGHERLTPLGRYVVECLTERCAEWMADEVPATELRLAREAADDHRARWRAHHLRPPAEAVEAAVRAWHRGDPRPPTALAAPPLLVPDTAVRFMDGAAVLARHRLGDPDGAWRDPGGARAVAGADAAEVLLARDDHTGARAAFTARLSGGDAPVSAWPGLGRALAHDPAHQAAARLLLLHPERARAVHDALRTPAGHRVDPVRLASWLGA from the coding sequence GTGGCCGCTGATGCCACGACCACGGGGGAACAGACGGGGGAACACCTCCCGTTCCACCGGCTTTCGGCAGCAGGTGTCCGGGCCCTCGCCCACGGCGAGGGCGACGGCACGGTCATCGCGGAACTGCTGCGCGCGGAACGCAGCCGCAGGCTCCTGCTGCTGAGGGCGCTGCGCAACGGACTCGACCGGGGCGGCGCGCGACCGCAGGACCTGGCCTGGTTCGCCGAGGCCTGGGACCTGCTGGAACACGCCCAGCGGCAGGCGCCCGAGGTGTGCGAGGACGTGCTGATGTCCCCGAACACCGGCATGTGGGTCTCGCTCGCGGTGCGCCGCATCCGGGGCCGGCCCTACGAGAACGCGCCGCACTGGGTGGTCCTCGGCCATCTGGCGGCGCTCGCGGCGGCGGTCGCGGCACGGGCCGGGCTGGACTTCTCCATCACCGTGCCGGTGCGGCGCGGACTGGTGCCGCTGCCCACCCTGGGCTGCGCGGTGCTGGACGCCCCCGAGCCCTGGGGCACCGCGAGGGTCACCGGACGCGAGGGGCGGCTGTGGGTCACCGGGGCGGCCGGCGAGGTCGAGGTCCCCGCCGACCGGGAGCGGCACGGACGGGACTGGATACCGGTGCGCCGCACGACGCTGGAGACCGGGGCACGGGCCAAGACCGTTGTGCTGGAGGAGCTGGACCCCTACCGGACGTTCCCCCACCCGAGCGAGCCCAGCCTGCTGTCCCCGACCGAGGCGGCCCACTGGGAGTCGCTGCTCGCCGAGGCATGGCGGATGCTGCTGCGCGACGAGACGGGGAGCGTCGAGGCGATGCGGACCGGCCTGATGTCGGTGGCGCCGACACCCAGGAGAGAAAGGTTTCGGCCGCACAGCAGCACGGCCGGTGACGCGTTCGGCGGGGTCACGGCGTCCCGGCCGGACGACGCCGCCCAGCTCGCCGCGACCCTGGTGCACGAGTTCCAGCACACCAAGCTGGGCGCCCTGATGCACCTGGAGCCGCTGAGCGAGGCGGCCGACCCCGAGGGGCCGGACACCCTGCTCTACGCCCCCTGGCGCGACGACCCGCGCCCGCTCGGCGGACTGCTCCAGGGCATCTACGCCTTCTTCGGCGTCACCCGCTTCTGGCGCGCCCACCGGCACAGCGCCGACCCGGCCTACGCGCCCCTCGCGCACTTCGAGTTCGCGCTGTGGCGCGCCCAGGTGTGGGCCGCGCTGACCACGGTGCGCGGACACGAGCGGCTGACCCCGCTCGGGCGGTACGTGGTCGAGTGCCTGACCGAACGCTGCGCCGAGTGGATGGCCGACGAGGTGCCCGCGACGGAGCTGCGCCTGGCGCGGGAGGCCGCGGACGACCACCGGGCCCGCTGGCGGGCCCACCATCTGCGGCCCCCGGCCGAGGCGGTGGAGGCGGCGGTCCGCGCCTGGCACCGCGGCGATCCCCGCCCGCCGACCGCCCTCGCGGCACCGCCCCTGCTGGTCCCCGACACCGCGGTCCGCTTCATGGACGGCGCCGCCGTCCTGGCCCGGCACCGGCTCGGCGATCCGGACGGGGCCTGGCGCGACCCCGGGGGAGCCCGGGCGGTGGCGGGAGCCGACGCGGCCGAGGTCCTGCTGGCCCGCGACGACCACACCGGAGCGCGCGCCGCGTTCACCGCCCGGCTGTCGGGCGGGGACGCACCCGTGTCCGCCTGGCCCGGCCTGGGCCGCGCCCTCGCGCACGACCCCGCCCACCAGGCCGCCGCCCGGCTGCTCCTGCTCCACCCCGAACGCGCCCGCGCCGTCCACGACGCCCTGCGAACACCGGCCGGCCACCGCGTGGACCCGGTACGCCTGGCGTCCTGGCTGGGCGCCTGA
- a CDS encoding glycoside hydrolase family 27 protein — MLALTAAGALLAFALPLLAVGTAQPAAALGNGLALTPQMGFNDWNAYGCNVSESLIKSTAQAMHTNGMQAAGYTYVNIDDCWMTHSRDSSGRLVPDPAKFPDGIKGTADYVHSLGLKLGIYEDAGTATCAGYPGSLGHETTDAQSFASWGVDYLKYDNCNNNGVAAQTRYTAMRDALAATGRPILYSLCNWGQDNVWTWGANVGNSWRTTGDITASYSSMLSIFHSNVGLASYAGPGHWNDPDMLEVGNSGLSDTEARSEFSLWAEMAAPLIAGTNLTSASSATLATYTNSRVIAVDQDSLGRQGTMVSSSNGLDVLAKPLANGDVSVVLFNETGSTATISTTANAVGKTGAAGYTLTDLWSGATSTTSGTISASVPAHGVVMYRVAGGSSTGGGDATGEIHAVGAGKCLDVPDSATTAGTQVEIWTCGGGANQLWTHTSSQQLTVYSGSSQMCLDAYDNQTAPGTKVEIWQCNGQTNQQWRINSDGTITGVQSGLCLDVTGGSTANGALAELWTCNGQDNQRWNLS, encoded by the coding sequence ATGTTAGCGCTCACAGCGGCCGGCGCCCTTCTCGCGTTCGCGCTCCCCCTGCTCGCTGTCGGTACGGCCCAGCCCGCGGCCGCGCTGGGCAACGGCCTGGCGCTGACGCCGCAGATGGGGTTCAACGACTGGAACGCCTACGGCTGCAACGTCTCCGAGTCGCTCATCAAGTCCACCGCGCAGGCGATGCACACCAACGGCATGCAGGCGGCGGGCTACACGTACGTCAACATCGACGACTGCTGGATGACGCACTCCCGGGACTCCTCGGGCCGGCTGGTTCCCGATCCGGCGAAGTTCCCGGACGGCATCAAGGGGACCGCCGACTACGTCCACTCGCTCGGTCTCAAGCTGGGCATCTACGAGGACGCCGGCACCGCCACCTGTGCCGGCTACCCCGGCAGTCTCGGTCACGAGACCACCGACGCCCAGTCCTTCGCCTCCTGGGGCGTCGACTACCTGAAGTACGACAACTGCAACAACAACGGAGTGGCCGCGCAGACCCGCTACACCGCGATGCGCGACGCCCTCGCCGCGACCGGCCGGCCCATCCTGTACAGCCTGTGCAACTGGGGCCAGGACAACGTGTGGACCTGGGGCGCGAACGTCGGCAACAGCTGGCGCACCACCGGGGACATCACCGCGAGCTACTCCAGCATGCTCTCGATCTTCCACTCGAACGTGGGTCTGGCCTCCTACGCCGGCCCCGGCCACTGGAACGACCCGGACATGCTGGAGGTCGGCAACAGCGGCCTGTCGGACACCGAGGCCCGCTCGGAGTTCAGCCTGTGGGCCGAGATGGCGGCCCCGCTCATCGCCGGCACGAACCTGACCTCCGCCTCCTCCGCCACGTTGGCCACCTACACCAACTCCCGTGTGATCGCGGTGGACCAGGACTCGTTGGGCAGGCAGGGAACCATGGTGTCCTCCTCGAACGGCCTGGACGTCCTGGCCAAACCGCTCGCGAACGGCGACGTGTCCGTCGTCCTGTTCAACGAGACCGGGTCGACCGCGACCATCAGCACCACCGCGAACGCAGTCGGCAAGACCGGCGCCGCCGGCTACACGCTGACCGACCTGTGGTCCGGGGCGACATCGACCACCTCCGGCACGATCAGCGCGTCGGTCCCGGCGCATGGGGTGGTCATGTACCGGGTCGCCGGTGGCAGCAGCACCGGAGGCGGGGATGCCACCGGCGAGATCCACGCGGTGGGCGCCGGCAAGTGCCTGGACGTACCCGACTCGGCCACCACCGCGGGCACCCAGGTCGAGATCTGGACCTGCGGCGGCGGAGCCAACCAGCTCTGGACGCACACCTCCTCCCAGCAGCTGACCGTCTACTCGGGCAGCTCCCAGATGTGCCTTGACGCCTACGACAACCAGACCGCGCCCGGCACCAAGGTGGAGATCTGGCAGTGCAACGGCCAGACCAACCAGCAGTGGAGGATCAACTCCGACGGCACCATCACCGGGGTCCAGTCCGGACTCTGCCTGGACGTCACCGGCGGCTCCACCGCCAACGGTGCGCTGGCCGAACTGTGGACCTGCAACGGACAGGACAACCAGCGGTGGAACCTGAGTTGA
- a CDS encoding arabinofuranosidase catalytic domain-containing protein, with product MYDSRSFPLTGLRRVRPLGVVLLVLVMAAVFFGGRAAASGPTERTAKVTAAAAATLPCDIYAAGGTPCIAAHSTTRALFAAYNGPLYQVQRASDHAYHDVGLLSAGGYADASAQTSFCAGTSCTITKIYDQSSRHNDMPISWGGYWSGPGAGGADVGADAAALPVTAGGHQVFGVKVTPGVGYRIDNASGAPTGSQPEGIYMVTSSNYTNQWCCFDYGSGENTHTDTGNATMNAIYWGNACWFGNCVGTGPWVEADLENGMFHTGSGSNKDPDNQGVHHPFVSAWEKNNGTSNFTLKYGDATNGGLTTTYSGGLPSGYSPMKTDSSLLLGTGGDNSVSGQGEFFEGAITAGFPSDATENAVQAAITAAAYGGGSTAGGQATALRNGNANRCLDVPNLSQANGIQTELWDCNGGSNQQWTPTGAKELRVYGTKCLDDEANGTANGTRAIIWDCTGGSNQQWNLNSDGSITNVRSGLCLDASGNGTANGTMVQLWQCTGGSNQKWTRG from the coding sequence ATGTACGACAGCAGGTCCTTCCCCCTCACCGGCTTACGCCGCGTCAGACCCCTCGGCGTCGTCCTGCTGGTCCTGGTGATGGCGGCGGTGTTCTTTGGCGGTCGGGCCGCCGCGAGCGGCCCGACCGAGCGGACGGCGAAGGTCACGGCGGCCGCGGCGGCAACGCTGCCCTGTGACATCTACGCCGCCGGCGGCACCCCTTGTATCGCCGCGCACTCCACGACCCGGGCGCTGTTCGCCGCCTACAACGGACCGCTGTACCAGGTCCAGCGCGCCTCCGACCACGCGTACCACGACGTGGGTCTGCTGTCCGCAGGCGGGTACGCCGACGCGTCGGCCCAGACCTCCTTCTGCGCCGGAACCTCCTGCACGATCACCAAGATCTACGACCAGAGCAGCCGGCACAACGACATGCCCATCTCCTGGGGCGGCTACTGGAGCGGCCCGGGAGCGGGCGGGGCCGACGTGGGTGCCGACGCCGCGGCCCTGCCCGTCACCGCCGGCGGCCACCAGGTCTTCGGCGTCAAGGTGACGCCCGGCGTGGGATACCGGATCGACAACGCCAGCGGTGCCCCCACCGGCTCCCAGCCCGAGGGCATCTACATGGTGACCTCGTCCAACTACACCAACCAGTGGTGCTGCTTCGACTACGGCAGCGGCGAGAACACGCACACCGACACCGGTAACGCCACGATGAACGCCATCTACTGGGGCAATGCCTGCTGGTTCGGCAACTGCGTCGGCACGGGCCCCTGGGTCGAGGCCGACCTGGAGAACGGCATGTTCCACACCGGGAGCGGCTCCAACAAGGACCCCGACAACCAGGGCGTCCACCATCCCTTCGTCAGTGCCTGGGAGAAGAACAACGGAACGAGCAACTTCACCTTGAAATACGGAGACGCCACCAACGGCGGGCTGACCACCACCTATTCCGGGGGACTACCGAGTGGCTATTCACCCATGAAGACCGACAGTTCCCTGCTGCTGGGTACGGGCGGTGACAACAGCGTGTCCGGGCAGGGGGAGTTCTTCGAGGGCGCCATCACCGCGGGCTTCCCGTCGGACGCCACCGAGAACGCGGTGCAGGCCGCCATCACCGCGGCCGCCTACGGCGGCGGTTCCACCGCAGGGGGCCAGGCCACCGCGCTGCGCAACGGCAACGCCAACCGCTGCCTGGACGTCCCCAACCTCAGCCAGGCCAACGGCATCCAGACCGAACTGTGGGACTGCAACGGCGGCAGCAACCAGCAGTGGACGCCAACCGGCGCCAAGGAACTTCGCGTCTACGGCACCAAGTGCCTGGACGACGAGGCCAACGGCACGGCGAACGGCACCCGGGCGATCATCTGGGACTGCACCGGCGGCAGCAACCAGCAGTGGAACCTCAACTCCGACGGCAGCATCACCAACGTCAGATCCGGCCTGTGCCTGGACGCCAGCGGCAACGGCACCGCCAACGGCACCATGGTCCAGCTGTGGCAGTGCACCGGCGGCAGCAACCAGAAGTGGACCCGTGGCTGA